The genomic window CCCGGGGTCGCGGAAAAGCCGGCGTGAAGCAAGGTGACCTCGCAGCCGTCCCGCAGGGGGCGGATGAAGAAGCTCGTCAGGGGAGGGATGATTTTCGCCTTGCGGTGCAATTTCCACATCCAAGCCACCTTGCGGCCGGGCTCCAAGTCCACGAAGCAGCCCTCGCTCTCGCCCACGGCGACGTAGGGCGGGAAGATGCCGCCGTGCTCGCCGCGGATTTTAGGCCAAACCATACGCAGCCGACCCAGGTTAGTGGCATCGGTCTCCGCCCCCTCCAGCCACCAGCGGCAGAGCTCGGTCGCCGAGGTCAGCGCCCGGTAGATCTGCTGGGGTCCGGCCTTGATCCGGATCAAATAGCGCAAGTCCCTCGTCCTAGGCATGGCCGCTACTCCGCCTTGGGCCCGGCGGGCCCCTCCAGAACCGGAGAGAAGGTATTGACCAGTTGGTTGAACTGAGGCTCGTAGAGCTTGTAGCCGTCCCGCGTGGCGGGATAAACCAGGACGTAGAACCCTCTTTTGAGGGGAACCACGACGTAGGCGTGCTGCCGGAAATTGACCGTTTCTCCCGTCTGTGCGCTGCTCGAAGTCCCCCAGCGGGTAGACGAGGGAACAGGAATGGGGGAAAGCACCACGAAATGCTTGGCCTTGCGCCCCCCAGCCGTGATCTCATGAACCGGCTGGGGCATTTCATACTTTGGGCCGTAGACGTAGCTCAAGGTTTGCTGGATGAAATCATCGGCGCTCGAGTACATCTCTAGAAGCCCGTCGGGAAGCCGACGGGGGTAGGAGTAATTGTACCAGCGCACGCTGAAGCTCGGGACTCCCAGGTAAAAGTCGGGCTCGAAGGGACCGATGAAGTTGGTTTGGGCATAGTGGGTCGCTTCGCGGTCCGTCATCACATGCCAGCCCCACGGCACGGAGCCCCGCCAGTCGCTGTCGACGGAAACGTAGGCCGCGTACTTGGGCGGGCCGCAGGACGAGAAAATCGCGCAGGCCAGCGCCCCCAGAAAAAACTTTTTCATAAGCTCTAAAACCTGAGTATAACAGGCTGGAAGCCTCTTGTCTACAGAAACTCCCGAATCAGTTGATGCCTGACACCGTTATTTTCCACCGCAAGTAGGGAGGAGAGGCGCAGTCCGGGCAAATCCCGGCGGCTATGGTCTTGGACTCGTCGCATTCGTAGCGCCGGGCCTTGAGCAGGAAAAAAAGCGGCAGGTCCACGGGATGCTTGTCCACCGCGATCCGGCACACCCGGTCGCGCGCCATGGCCTCGGCGACCCCGTCCTTGGGCAGAAAATCAGCGGAACTTTCCCCATGCCAACCCAGCCTGAAGCTGAGCGGCGGGCGCGCATGAGGAGACCCGATCTCCCTCCAGAACAAGCCTTGGAACGCCGCGCCCAGGGCCAAGCCGGGAGCAAGCCAACGGCGGCCGCGGCCTTTCAGGAACGCCGGAATGGCGGCGGCGGCCCCGGTCATGGCCAGAAATGAGGGAATGATGTAATAGCGGATCGAGCTCGTGTCGCGAAAGAGGATGAATAGAGAAGCGTAAGCCAAGGGCCATATCTGTAAAAAGCGCCGGTAAGGAGAGCTCTCCGTGCCGTTATCGAGGGCCCCGAGAGCCCCCGAGACGACGAGCCACAACAAGCCCGCGGCCCAGGCCCAAGAGGCGGCCGCCAAGAGCCATGGCTCCTCCCAGGAAGAGAGACGCTTGAAAATCGCCGTGTTGGACCAAATGGCGATGAAAGGGATGAGATGCCACGCCGTAAAGCAGAAAAGCCCGATGGCCAATATTCCTTTAATCAGCGCAAGCCGTCGGGCTTGGAAGTGTTCCGTTTTAGTGAATCTCTTTATCCTATCTTCCATTTCCAAAGAAAATTTTTGAAAGAGGATCGCCGCGGCCAATGGAGTCGCTAAAAGCGCCGCCGCCAAGCCCGCGCGATGCGCGGACCAAAGCGGGTCCGAAATCAAAGGCTTCAGGGCGCAAATGAAGGCCGAAGCGATCGCAGCTATGGCGCATAAAACCGCGAGCTTCCAGCCCTGGCCCTCGAGAGCCAGGGCCGAGGCGGCGACGGCCAAGGATAGGGGAACGGAGGCGAAAATGAAGTGGTTGAACACCCCGAGGGCCGCGGCGGCCAGGAATAAAGCCACCGCGGTCGGAGAAAATCTTTTCTCTTCGATGAACTCCCGAAGCAGGACGAGCAATACGGCAAGCAGGAAGTTCTGCAGGGCGTAGACCTCCCAGGCCACGCGGGACTTGAGCGCGAAAATTCCGAGATTGGCCATGAGATAGACAACCGCCCATGCCTCCGCCCGGCCCAGGCGCCGCGCCAAATGAGCGACCAGGATACAGGCCGCGGCCGCGTTGAGGAAAGCCCCGGGAAGCCTCAAGGCAAACACGCTCACCCCGAGCCCCGCGAAAGCCTTGGAAAGGATCCAGGCATAAAGGGAGCCCGTGTAGCCATTCATGCCGTGCAAGGTGTAGACGCCGCGCTCGAGGAAGTTCGCGGCGAGGATGCCGATCCAGGCCTCGTCCATGTGCAGGCCCGGGAAAGACTCCAGGCGCCAGAGCATCAAGGCGGCCAAGTAGGCGCAGCCCAAAGAGAGAAGGAAAAAGCCGGAAAAGCGCCTCATTAGGGAAGGATAGCCCCCGCCCGGAATCGAACCGAGGTAGGCAGTTTACAAAACTGCTGCTCTACCACTGAGCTACGGGGGCGACGCGTTATTTTACAAAATACTGCAGCTCGTAGACGCTTTGGCTGCGATCCTTGAAGACCGCCCCGCTCGGGCCGAACTCCGGAACGGTGAAGTAAGGCGCCTGGCTGGCGGATTCCCTCTTGAAATACTCCCGCTCCAAGGAATCCTTTTTCGCCGCCTTATTGGCGCAGTCGGCCCCGTAGTACACGGGGCACTCCAGGGCGACGATCTTGAAGGACTTCTCCTCAAAAATCGGCCCGCCCCCCCCCCCCCGGCACTTCCGCCAGCTCTCCCGCGATCAGAATGCCGCCCGCCGGCAAATTGGGGGCGCTTTTTTAAGAAAGAATCGCCCCGCCTTCAAGCCCTCCTCGGCCCGGGCCTGCCCCAGGCAAAGACACAAACTAAAAAAACAGACGATCATAACGCGCATAGTCATACCTCCTTAAAACTAACGGTCGTCCAAATATAGCAGTTTCAAGAAATTGCCCGGCCGCCGATTGGCGAAAAAAGAGGCGGGGCCCTCACGGGCCCCGCCTGTGCTAATTATAAGTAAGGAACCTTACTGTTTGGCCAAGTCGTCGACCATTCCTTGGGCATCCTTACCGCTCTTTCCCGCGAAGTAGGCGAACGCCGCCGACGCGAGAAGGACCGCCGCCCTATACCCCAGACCGAATCCAGGCATGAGGAACGTGTAAGCAAGCAGCGTTCCAATTCCCGCGATGAGGTAGTGCGGGGTGAACATGCCGAGGATCAAGCCCACCGAAGAGGCCAGGATGACGTGGGCCAGCGCGGGGTAGGCGGAAGAAACCGCCACGGCGCCGACGATTCCCGCGATGCCGGTCATCGCCGCTTTCATGAAGCGCGAGCGATCAATGGACTTCCGGTACAGGCCTCCCGAGAGGGCCGCGCTGAGGACGGTGGCCACCGCGGGCTGGCTCATCGGGTCTTGAGGGTTGGCGGTAAGGCCCGTCGCGTGGAACACCGTCGCGACGG from Elusimicrobiota bacterium includes these protein-coding regions:
- a CDS encoding SRPBCC domain-containing protein — its product is MPRTRDLRYLIRIKAGPQQIYRALTSATELCRWWLEGAETDATNLGRLRMVWPKIRGEHGGIFPPYVAVGESEGCFVDLEPGRKVAWMWKLHRKAKIIPPLTSFFIRPLRDGCEVTLLHAGFSATPGNDKYFLGCAQGWEDCLAKLKLYLETGQACKSKVLTFAALKASLRKPRPREAALA